The Fulvivirga maritima genome segment CAGCCATTACTGCTACATTTTGTTTTCCTGCCGCTCCTCTACCTCTTTTCCCTTTATTCTTCTCGATCTCAGTTGATTCCACTGTAAAATAGCCCTCATCCATCTCAATCATTCCCTCTAAAGTGTATCTGGAATCTCGATTTCCCATGGCTTTTCTCAGTTTATGAACCATTGCCCATACGGGCTCATATCGTTTCAATCCCAATTGCTTCTGAATCTCCTTGCTGGAAAAACCTTTTTTGGTAACACTCATTAAAAACATTGTTTTGTACCAAACCAGAAAAGAAAGGTTAGAGTCTTGCATGATCGTGCCGCTACGTAAAGAAGTTCTACTTCGGCAAGCTTTACACTCATAGCTCCATCGGCTTTTTATCCAATAATGCTGATCATGACCGCAACGGTGACATATAACTCCTAACTTGTCTCGTTCTCCTTTAAAATGCTCTCTGCATGATTGTTCATCACTGAAGTGGGTAGTGAAACTGAATATATCCATACACTAATTTAATACTTTTTTTACATTATGGGTAATTACGGATAATCATAATTCTATTAATCGCTTATCTATATTGATGGAGAATCTGAGTAAGTGGCCACTAACTAAAAAAGGAAAAGCAATAATGACTCCTGAGCAAGTTGAATTGAGAGCATTGATAGATGAGCTGTTTGTTGAGTTCGGGGAAGTGGCAAAAAAAAGAGGTATAGTTCTCAAGGCTAATTTAAAAACCAAAATAGTGTTGCATGTGGATAGGGTTTATTTATATGCTATCATGAAAAACATTTTGAGTAATGCCATTCAGTTTACTCCAAGGGGAGGCAAGGTTACACTCTATGTACATAAGAAGAGTGAGGTTGTTGCCCTTTCTGTTGCTAATACTTCAGAGCAACTTATATCCGAAGAGCAGGACCAGGATGCCTATATGGATAATGATGAAATCTATGGTAAGGGATCTCAACTAATTTATCAATTTACAGAACTTAGTGGTGGAGAAGTAGTAGTTAGACATGAAGAACAAGGAGGTAGTATTTTTACCATTTACTTACCCGCCTATAGAGGAACACTTGCTTGATTCATTGTGTTATTCTCATAATATATATCGTTTATTAGTAATAAAATCCAAAATCCATCTAATTTCTTAGCTAGGAATTGAGAAAGTTTTAACAAATTACTGATTCCATTGGTGGGAATCGTGTTAATGTTAATATTGAGAGAGTAGATATGATTAAATGGATTATTGGGCTAACATTCCTTTTGGGAGTCTCTTTTCAGGGTGAGTTGTGCAGTCAGGATATTGCAAAAGCTGATAGCGCTCTTAACGTGTTAAATAATGAAAAGAATCTTTCCTTTTTAGATTCATTGAAGTTATTAAGAAAGATATATTATCATCATGCTAATTCAGATTCAGTAATTAAGTATAGTGAGTTGTCAATGGGGTTACTACGGGGTAATGAAGAGGAATATTTATTTTGGATGCATAATGCATATTTAAATAAAGGATATGCTTTAAAGTTAAAGGGAAATGTAGAAGAGGCGCTTGAAGCTCATATAAAGTCCTTAGAATATGCAAATAAATTAAAGATTTCTAGATATTTAGGGGCAGCATATAATGCAATAGCAGCTGATTATCGTGTACAGGGTAACTATGCAAGCTCTGTTAAGTATTATTATGATGGCTTAAGAGCCTTCCAGGAAGATGAGAACAGTAGCCTTGTTCAGATGGCAAGTATGTATGTTAATATAGGCGAATGTTACCGTCTAAGCAATCACCTTGACTCAGCTCTGATTCTCTTTAATAAATCAAAAGTATTTTTCGATAGTACTAATTACGAACTCGGCATAGCCTACAGTGAAGGTAATATTGGTCTGGTTTACGAAGAGCAAGGCAAGTATGAAGTGGCAGAGGAATATTTAAAAAGTGCTAACCGTACCTTGGAGAAGCTTGGCGATATTTATCCAGTGGCTGTTTATACTGTTTCCTTGGGTAAAATCTATAAAGCTCGGGGCGATACAGACAAAGCTTTAGAGTACATGCTTGATAGTTATAACATGTCTATGCATGAAGGATTGAAAGAGCAGGTGCGAGATGCAAGCCAACACATTTATAAATTATACGCCGAGCTTGGAGATTACCAAAAAGCCTTTGACTATCAAACGAAATATTATGCCTATAAAGATAGTGTGGTAGATCAGGAGACGATCCGCAAGATGGCGGACATGCGTACCGAGTATGAGGTAAATCAAAAGCAGAGTGAGGTAGATCTTTTGGTGTCAGAAAAGACCAGGCAAACCGTAGTGGCAGTTTCCTTAGGCGTAGTTACTGTTTTGGTAATGATTGTGGCTTTCTTGCTTTACAGAAACAATCAACAGCGAAAGCAAGCCAATGAGCTGCTGGAAGAGCAGAAGGAAGAAATTGAAACGCAGCGAGATCAGTTGGATGAATTAAACAGAACTAAAGACCGTTTCTTTTCCATTATATCGCATGACTTGCGAGGTCCTGTTCAGGCCTTCAAAGGGATGGGACGTTTAATCAAGGTTTTAGTAGAAGAAGAAAATATAGCCGAACTCAAAGAGCTCAATGTAGATTTTGATAATTCCGTGAGCCAACTCTCACGCGTTCTGGATGATCTTCTGGACTGGGCAATGGCTCAGCAGGGGAGTATTCCATTTCACCCCGAGAAAGTGGAACTGCCATCAGTGGTTAATAATCTAAAGGATCTTTTTCATAATATGGCTAGAGCGAAAAATATCAGCCTAGCCACTGATGTAGAATCGGATCTAGCTGTGTATGCCGATATGAACAGTCTGAATACTATTTTGAGAAATCTACTTAATAATGCGCTGAAATTCACACCAGAAGGAGGGCATATCCAGCTTTCAGCAATACGAAAAAAAGGAATGGTCGCTATATCAGTAAAAGATACAGGCATTGGCATAGAAAAAGATAAGTTAGATTCACTCTTTAAGTTGGGGGGCTCCAAACGTTCCTGGGGTACTCAGGGAGAGAAAGGTCTAGGTCTGGGCTTACAGTTGGTATATCAATTTACCGCGCTTAATGGCGGAGAGGTTACAGTAGAAAGTGAAGAAAATGAAGGCAGTGTTTTTACCGTTTATTTACCGGATAATGAGGTGTAGTGTGTACAAGGGTTTTTATTGGTTTTTGATCTTATTCAATTTATTCGTTCTAGTCCAAGTGCATGCTCAAAACAAAAGTTATGCAGATAGTTTAATTCTTCTCTTACAGGAAGAAAAATACTCGCATGCTGATACTGCGCGATTGATGATCCTAAAACAAGTTTATGAAAATCTTCCTAATCCAGATTCATCTTTGGCATATGCAAAAAAAGCATTGGCAATAGCAGAAGAGTTGGGGCATGATGGCTGGATGTCAAGGTGCTTGATGGGGGTTGGTTATGCTTATAAGATGAAAGGAGATACAGATAAATCTTTAAAGTATTTACTGTTAGGAGCTGAATATTCAGCGGCGGAGGGAGATGATGTTAATTTGGCCATCATTAATTCCGCGATTGGTGACGTTTATACAGTAGCAACCAATTATACATTGGCTAAAGAATATTATAAAAAGGTACTGCCAGTTTTTATAGCTAACTCAGACAGCGTTAGGTGGGGAACTTTACTGTTAAATTTAGGGGAGGTTTTTAGATTAGAACATTCGCTAGATTCATCGCTGGTATATTTTTATAGATCAAGAGATATTTTTGATAAGTTACAGTTAGAGATAGGTATAGGATATTCCCTTGGGAATATAGGTTTGGCTTATGCAGAACAAGATCAATATATAAAGGCAAAAAATAATATAACTAGAGCTACAAAATTACTAAAGAAGCTAGGGGATTATTATCCTATCACTGTTTATGATATTTCATTAGCTGACATTTATCAAGATAGAAAGGAATATGAAAAAGCATTAATTCATGCCAGAAATGCCTTAGATATTGCAAATCAACAAGGGTTTAAAGAACAAATTAGGGATGCTTGTAAAAAGTTATCTGAAATATACTTAGCAATTGGAAACCATCAAAAAGCCTTTGACTACCAAACAAAATATTATGCCTATAAAGATAGTGTGGTAGATCAGGAGACTATCCGCAAGATGGCGGACATGCGCACCGAGTATGAGGTAAATCAAAAGCAGAGTGAGGTAGATCTTTTGGTGTCAGAAAAGACCAGGCAAACCGTGGTGGCAGTTTCCTTAGGCGTAGTCACTGTTTTGGTTATGATTGTGGCTTTTCTTCTTTATAGGAATAATCAACAGCGAAAGCAAGCCAATGAGCTGCTGGAAGAGCAGAAGGAAGAAATTGAAACGCAGCGAGATCAGCTGGATGAATTAAACAGAACTAAAGACCGTTTCTTTTCCATTATATCGCATGACTTGCGAGGCCCTGTTCAGGCCTTCAAAGGGATGGGACGTTTAATCAAGGTTTTAGTAGAAGAAGAAAATATAGCCGAACTCAAAGAGCTCAATGTAGATTTTGATAATTCCGTGAGCCAACTCTCACGCGTTCTGGATGATCTTCTGGACTGGGCAATGGCTCAGCAGGGGAGTATTCCATTTCACCCCGAGAAAGTGGAACTGCCATCAGTAGTTAATAATCTAAAGGATCTTTTTCATAATATGGCTAGAGCAAAAAATATCAGCCTAGCCACTGATGTTGAGTCAGATCTAGCTGTTTTTGCCGATATGAACAGTCTGAATACTATTTTAAGAAATCTACTTAATAATGCGTTGAAATTCACATCAGAAGGTGGGCATATCCAGCTTTCAGCAATACGAAAAAAGGGAATGGTCGCTATATCAGTAAGAGATACAGGTATTGGCATATCAAAAGATAAGTTAGATTCACTCTTTAAGTTGGGAGGCTCCAAACGTTCCTGGGGTACTCAGGGAGAGAAAGGTCTAGGTCTGGGCTTACAGTTGGTATATCAATTTACCGCGCTTAATGGCGGAGAGGTTACAGTAGAAAGTGAAGAAAATGAAGGCAGTGTTTTTACCGTTTACCTGCCTGCACATCAGTAATAGAGGGTTAGCCTCTTACTTTATCCAATAATTCACTTAGCTGCTTGGCTTCCTCTTCAGTAAGAGAGCCTAAATGCTCATTTAGCTTTTTTACTTCTGTGTCCATGCTCTCAAGAAGTTGAAGGCCTTCATTGGTGATCACTACATCTACTAACCTTCTATCATCGGGGCATACTGTTTTTTGAACCCAGCCTTTCAAGGTCAACCTGTCTACTATACGCGAAACATCTGAGTTCTTGTCTAGCATTCTGTCTTTTATGCCAGAAGTTGATATAGATTTAGGGTGTTGTCCTCGCAAAATTCTAAGGACGTTATATTGTTGGTTAGTAATATTATATGGTTTGAAGAAGTCCTTCTGCATGTTGTTAACAAAACCTGAGGTAAAAATCAGGTTAAGCGTGGCCTTCTGACATTCGCTGGTAAATTTAGAT includes the following:
- a CDS encoding sensor histidine kinase; protein product: MENLSKWPLTKKGKAIMTPEQVELRALIDELFVEFGEVAKKRGIVLKANLKTKIVLHVDRVYLYAIMKNILSNAIQFTPRGGKVTLYVHKKSEVVALSVANTSEQLISEEQDQDAYMDNDEIYGKGSQLIYQFTELSGGEVVVRHEEQGGSIFTIYLPAYRGTLA
- a CDS encoding sensor histidine kinase; the encoded protein is MILKQVYENLPNPDSSLAYAKKALAIAEELGHDGWMSRCLMGVGYAYKMKGDTDKSLKYLLLGAEYSAAEGDDVNLAIINSAIGDVYTVATNYTLAKEYYKKVLPVFIANSDSVRWGTLLLNLGEVFRLEHSLDSSLVYFYRSRDIFDKLQLEIGIGYSLGNIGLAYAEQDQYIKAKNNITRATKLLKKLGDYYPITVYDISLADIYQDRKEYEKALIHARNALDIANQQGFKEQIRDACKKLSEIYLAIGNHQKAFDYQTKYYAYKDSVVDQETIRKMADMRTEYEVNQKQSEVDLLVSEKTRQTVVAVSLGVVTVLVMIVAFLLYRNNQQRKQANELLEEQKEEIETQRDQLDELNRTKDRFFSIISHDLRGPVQAFKGMGRLIKVLVEEENIAELKELNVDFDNSVSQLSRVLDDLLDWAMAQQGSIPFHPEKVELPSVVNNLKDLFHNMARAKNISLATDVESDLAVFADMNSLNTILRNLLNNALKFTSEGGHIQLSAIRKKGMVAISVRDTGIGISKDKLDSLFKLGGSKRSWGTQGEKGLGLGLQLVYQFTALNGGEVTVESEENEGSVFTVYLPAHQ
- a CDS encoding tetratricopeptide repeat-containing sensor histidine kinase is translated as MIKWIIGLTFLLGVSFQGELCSQDIAKADSALNVLNNEKNLSFLDSLKLLRKIYYHHANSDSVIKYSELSMGLLRGNEEEYLFWMHNAYLNKGYALKLKGNVEEALEAHIKSLEYANKLKISRYLGAAYNAIAADYRVQGNYASSVKYYYDGLRAFQEDENSSLVQMASMYVNIGECYRLSNHLDSALILFNKSKVFFDSTNYELGIAYSEGNIGLVYEEQGKYEVAEEYLKSANRTLEKLGDIYPVAVYTVSLGKIYKARGDTDKALEYMLDSYNMSMHEGLKEQVRDASQHIYKLYAELGDYQKAFDYQTKYYAYKDSVVDQETIRKMADMRTEYEVNQKQSEVDLLVSEKTRQTVVAVSLGVVTVLVMIVAFLLYRNNQQRKQANELLEEQKEEIETQRDQLDELNRTKDRFFSIISHDLRGPVQAFKGMGRLIKVLVEEENIAELKELNVDFDNSVSQLSRVLDDLLDWAMAQQGSIPFHPEKVELPSVVNNLKDLFHNMARAKNISLATDVESDLAVYADMNSLNTILRNLLNNALKFTPEGGHIQLSAIRKKGMVAISVKDTGIGIEKDKLDSLFKLGGSKRSWGTQGEKGLGLGLQLVYQFTALNGGEVTVESEENEGSVFTVYLPDNEV
- a CDS encoding IS1595 family transposase → MDIFSFTTHFSDEQSCREHFKGERDKLGVICHRCGHDQHYWIKSRWSYECKACRSRTSLRSGTIMQDSNLSFLVWYKTMFLMSVTKKGFSSKEIQKQLGLKRYEPVWAMVHKLRKAMGNRDSRYTLEGMIEMDEGYFTVESTEIEKNKGKRGRGAAGKQNVAVMAESTPLEDLETGKKERQCRYFKAKVLKGHSSQEVDHVLQSSIDEQSIVFSDQSTSYVNIADYIELHITEKSNKQTTNETLKWVHITISNAKRTFLGNYHKIKGKYLQLYLDEFVYKLNRRYFGDKLFDRLVIANITAYD
- a CDS encoding MarR family winged helix-turn-helix transcriptional regulator, yielding MKFEEEIKQSKFTSECQKATLNLIFTSGFVNNMQKDFFKPYNITNQQYNVLRILRGQHPKSISTSGIKDRMLDKNSDVSRIVDRLTLKGWVQKTVCPDDRRLVDVVITNEGLQLLESMDTEVKKLNEHLGSLTEEEAKQLSELLDKVRG